Proteins encoded by one window of Campylobacter concisus:
- a CDS encoding tetratricopeptide repeat protein, translating into MAEEEVVVLKPPGEQTEQEVPEEAKAETPEEIVSLESIASDGVLQDESIPEPIPVKKSNKKLFIIAGVVALVLIILIVVLLVILLKKDKKENIDAASIVKNIENNYQTQNFGASKIDEMINKANQLYERGNKFEALKIYENIAVYNQSLSNYNLGVSQMKQERCDEAIVSFNKAITDRENTAVSAINAAVCSLELNNTKNFNYYIGLAESFLQYENNSPLYSYYYALINYYKGNYYEALQALSHPNTTDYKNEYAYLSAKILSLLGDDERAIAKLESQKEFKTDFTLAQLYARLGKYDKARDYLTKASKNTPNIDLIKMTEALIDLKTADYGDAAAFIKDVYDYNASLPSKIYKIKTILKPDLFDVSLAQAHFSDDMFFDRTRRYETLFYFAPYKVFDAKQSIEQIRKGGVSVFLDDTSAANDYLSQSAAASRVNAKLSEAIAKALSYRLKEANKEFEELASTYPNHSILQYNLALSYAQLGNFSLAAKHFIASYHQDVNNHLAGIFGAICLDINRNLNPKLIEEIGENLENDKSLKPVNLYASLLSLVSGNQSAMIRWLEEPKEQTMLNLAFDIIIAKVTNNDELMAKKADELLKILPNDIIANILNFISKNKEQNVKEYAKAIQIHFNGKQLDSNAFYHGADIIKKQYIKLLQISGLLTRERDKLRAELKNAPKNINLIQTLAYVDIFTNDFEESYKLYNQAIDEFKVNDASTLFLASVAATGAGKVSNAIALLELTKLNDASAIENRIALGLMYQQIDNIKAALIQYSKIGNVEYESEFYDFEIDND; encoded by the coding sequence GTGGCTGAAGAAGAGGTTGTAGTTTTAAAACCACCTGGCGAGCAAACAGAGCAAGAAGTGCCTGAAGAGGCAAAAGCCGAGACACCTGAAGAGATCGTCTCGCTTGAGAGTATCGCAAGTGATGGCGTGCTACAAGATGAAAGCATCCCGGAGCCAATCCCTGTAAAAAAGAGCAATAAAAAGCTCTTTATAATAGCAGGCGTGGTCGCTCTAGTGCTTATCATCTTGATAGTGGTTTTGCTAGTTATCTTGCTAAAGAAAGACAAAAAAGAGAACATAGATGCTGCAAGTATCGTAAAAAATATAGAAAACAACTACCAAACGCAAAATTTTGGCGCTTCAAAGATCGATGAAATGATAAATAAAGCCAATCAGCTTTATGAGCGTGGCAATAAATTTGAGGCTCTAAAAATTTATGAAAACATAGCTGTTTATAACCAGTCTCTCTCAAACTACAACCTCGGTGTTTCGCAGATGAAACAAGAAAGATGTGATGAGGCGATCGTATCTTTTAACAAAGCAATAACTGATAGAGAAAACACAGCAGTTAGCGCCATAAACGCTGCCGTTTGCTCACTCGAGCTAAATAACACCAAAAATTTTAACTACTACATAGGACTTGCTGAATCATTTTTGCAGTATGAAAACAACTCGCCACTTTATAGCTATTACTACGCACTTATAAATTATTATAAAGGCAACTATTACGAGGCGCTTCAAGCACTTTCTCATCCAAATACTACAGATTATAAAAACGAATATGCATATTTAAGTGCAAAAATTTTATCACTTCTTGGAGATGATGAGAGAGCAATAGCCAAACTCGAGAGCCAAAAGGAATTTAAGACCGACTTCACGCTAGCACAGCTCTATGCAAGACTTGGCAAATATGACAAGGCAAGGGATTATTTAACAAAAGCTTCTAAAAATACGCCAAATATCGATCTTATCAAGATGACTGAGGCACTAATTGATCTAAAAACTGCTGACTACGGCGACGCGGCTGCATTTATCAAAGATGTTTACGACTACAATGCTTCTTTGCCAAGCAAAATTTACAAGATAAAAACGATACTAAAGCCTGATCTTTTTGATGTCAGCCTAGCTCAGGCGCACTTTAGCGACGATATGTTTTTTGATAGAACAAGGCGCTATGAGACCCTTTTTTACTTCGCACCTTACAAGGTCTTTGACGCAAAACAGAGCATCGAGCAGATAAGAAAAGGTGGTGTTAGCGTCTTTTTAGACGATACATCAGCAGCAAATGACTATCTTAGCCAAAGTGCAGCTGCTTCAAGAGTAAATGCAAAACTTAGCGAAGCTATTGCAAAAGCACTAAGCTACCGCTTAAAGGAAGCAAATAAAGAGTTTGAAGAGCTAGCCAGCACTTACCCAAATCACTCTATCTTACAATACAACCTCGCCCTAAGCTACGCTCAGCTTGGAAATTTTAGCCTTGCTGCAAAACACTTCATAGCAAGCTATCACCAGGACGTAAATAACCATCTTGCAGGTATTTTTGGGGCAATCTGTCTAGATATAAATAGAAATTTGAACCCAAAACTCATTGAAGAGATCGGCGAAAATTTAGAAAATGACAAGAGTTTAAAGCCTGTAAATTTATATGCCTCGCTTCTAAGCCTGGTTAGCGGCAACCAAAGTGCGATGATAAGGTGGCTTGAAGAGCCAAAAGAGCAGACAATGCTAAATTTAGCCTTTGATATCATCATCGCAAAAGTAACAAACAATGACGAGCTAATGGCAAAGAAAGCTGATGAGCTACTAAAAATTTTGCCAAATGATATTATTGCAAATATCTTAAATTTCATCTCGAAAAACAAAGAGCAAAATGTCAAAGAGTATGCAAAAGCGATACAAATTCACTTTAATGGCAAGCAGCTTGATTCAAACGCTTTCTATCACGGCGCTGATATCATCAAAAAGCAATACATCAAGCTACTTCAAATTTCAGGCTTACTTACAAGAGAGCGTGATAAGTTAAGAGCCGAGCTAAAAAATGCTCCAAAGAATATAAATTTAATCCAAACTCTAGCCTATGTCGATATCTTTACAAACGACTTTGAAGAGAGCTATAAACTTTATAATCAAGCAATCGATGAGTTTAAAGTAAATGACGCTAGCACATTATTTTTAGCATCTGTGGCTGCGACAGGAGCTGGAAAAGTATCAAACGCAATCGCGCTTTTAGAGCTAACAAAACTAAATGATGCTAGTGCTATCGAAAATAGAATAGCTCTTGGCCTAATGTATCAGCAGATAGATAATATAAAAGCAGCTCTTATACAATACAGCAAAATAGGAAATGTTGAGTATGAAAGCGAATTTTACGACTTTGAGATAGATAATGACTGA
- the serS gene encoding serine--tRNA ligase yields the protein MINLKLLETNYDEFVKKLEGKNVKAGLLDELLQTFNELKQKRKALENFQAIQNAKSKELGIKARAGEDVSELKNELNLNKAALSDADEIVKQYEEKLEQISFNVPNITDDDVPFGKDEDDNVCIKTVLEPTKFSFTPKEHWELGESLGWLDFERGAKLSGSRFTVLRGMGARLSRALVNYMIDFNSSRGFELVNVPYLVSSNTLFGTGQLPKFEEDLYKVRDEDLYLIPTSEVPVTNLYNDTIIEAEQLPIKMTCYSACFRQEAGSAGRDTRGMIRQHQFEKVELVSITKPNQSEDVLNEMVACASDLLTSLGLPHRHMLLCSGDLGFSAAKTIDLEVWLPGQGKYREISSISNTRDFQARRAKIRFKDGKKNMLVNTLNGSSLAVGRTLIAIMENYQKADGTIEIPEVLKRYM from the coding sequence ATGATTAATTTAAAACTACTCGAGACAAATTACGATGAATTTGTAAAAAAACTTGAGGGAAAAAATGTAAAAGCTGGGCTACTTGACGAGCTTTTACAAACTTTTAATGAGCTAAAACAAAAACGTAAAGCACTTGAAAATTTCCAAGCGATCCAAAATGCAAAGAGTAAAGAGCTTGGCATAAAGGCAAGAGCAGGTGAAGACGTAAGTGAGCTTAAAAATGAGCTAAATTTAAACAAAGCTGCACTTTCTGATGCTGATGAGATCGTTAAACAATATGAAGAAAAGCTTGAGCAAATTTCATTTAACGTGCCAAATATCACCGATGATGACGTGCCATTTGGTAAGGACGAGGACGATAATGTCTGCATAAAAACGGTGCTTGAGCCAACTAAATTTAGCTTTACGCCAAAAGAGCACTGGGAGCTAGGTGAGAGCCTTGGTTGGCTTGACTTTGAAAGGGGTGCAAAGCTCTCAGGATCTCGCTTTACCGTGCTTCGCGGCATGGGAGCAAGGCTAAGTAGAGCGCTTGTTAATTACATGATCGACTTTAACAGCTCACGTGGCTTTGAACTTGTAAATGTCCCTTATCTAGTAAGCTCAAATACACTTTTTGGCACTGGTCAGTTGCCTAAATTTGAAGAGGATCTTTACAAAGTGCGCGACGAGGATCTTTATCTCATCCCAACCAGCGAAGTGCCTGTGACAAATTTATACAATGACACGATCATTGAAGCTGAGCAGCTTCCTATAAAGATGACTTGCTACTCAGCATGCTTCCGCCAAGAAGCGGGCTCAGCAGGACGTGATACGAGGGGTATGATCCGTCAGCACCAGTTTGAAAAAGTAGAACTTGTAAGCATCACAAAGCCTAATCAAAGCGAAGACGTGCTAAATGAGATGGTAGCGTGCGCGAGCGATCTACTAACTAGTCTTGGACTTCCTCACCGCCATATGCTTCTTTGCAGTGGTGACCTTGGCTTTAGCGCGGCAAAGACGATAGACCTTGAGGTTTGGTTGCCTGGTCAAGGCAAATACCGCGAGATAAGCTCTATCTCTAATACTCGTGATTTTCAAGCAAGGCGTGCAAAAATTCGCTTTAAAGATGGCAAGAAAAATATGCTTGTAAATACGCTAAATGGCTCGAGTCTAGCTGTGGGTAGGACGCTTATTGCCATCATGGAAAACTATCAAAAAGCAGATGGCACTATCGAAATTCCAGAAGTTCTTAAGAGGTATATGTAG
- a CDS encoding copper resistance protein CopD: protein MQNLYPYAQIIHLFCAIIFVGYLFFDVIIFKAACKKMPPELVQKAKQAIGSVAIKIMPLCILLLVLTGGMMMSNWVGSKAGGYFETNLQIIFMIKFFLAMLIVAAVITNLSCKFIFKRPSPLGNIHPFALTAAVFIVLFAKVMFMV, encoded by the coding sequence ATGCAAAATTTATATCCATACGCACAAATAATTCATCTTTTTTGTGCAATCATTTTTGTTGGTTACCTCTTTTTTGATGTAATCATTTTTAAGGCAGCTTGTAAAAAAATGCCACCTGAGCTTGTTCAAAAGGCAAAACAAGCTATCGGATCAGTTGCTATTAAGATAATGCCACTTTGTATCTTGCTTTTGGTATTAACTGGAGGCATGATGATGAGTAACTGGGTCGGATCAAAGGCGGGAGGCTACTTTGAGACAAATTTACAAATCATTTTTATGATCAAATTTTTCTTAGCGATGCTAATCGTAGCTGCGGTTATAACAAATTTAAGCTGCAAATTTATATTTAAACGCCCTAGCCCACTTGGCAACATTCACCCATTTGCGCTAACAGCGGCAGTTTTTATCGTACTTTTTGCAAAAGTTATGTTTATGGTTTAA
- the trpS gene encoding tryptophan--tRNA ligase, which translates to MRVLTGLQPSGKLHLGNYFASIKQMVDMQEQNEMFMFIANYHAMTSLSEAKALKQNTFEAACAFLALGIDPNKSIFWVQSDVKDVLELYWVLSQHTPMGLLERAHSYKDKVAKGLSSHHGLFSYPVLMAADILLYNAQIVPVGKDQIQHVEIARDIAIKFNNEHGEIFTLPEAKIDENVATVPGTNGEKMSKSYGNTIDIFADAKTLKKQISSIVTDGTPLEEPKQWQNCNVYNIAKLFLDESGQKELQARYERGGEGHGHFKAYLNELIWGYFKDAREKFEHYQNNPGEVSEILEIGAKKASNVAQTTIKKVREAVGIY; encoded by the coding sequence ATGAGAGTATTAACCGGCCTCCAACCCTCCGGCAAACTACACCTTGGCAACTACTTTGCCTCGATAAAGCAGATGGTTGATATGCAAGAGCAAAATGAGATGTTTATGTTTATAGCAAACTACCACGCGATGACGAGCCTTAGCGAGGCCAAAGCCCTAAAGCAAAACACTTTTGAGGCTGCGTGTGCGTTTTTGGCACTTGGGATTGATCCAAATAAAAGTATATTTTGGGTGCAAAGTGACGTTAAAGACGTGCTTGAGCTTTACTGGGTGCTAAGCCAGCATACGCCTATGGGGCTTCTTGAGCGCGCACATAGTTATAAAGACAAGGTCGCGAAAGGTCTTAGTTCGCACCACGGACTCTTTAGCTATCCAGTTTTGATGGCAGCTGACATTTTGCTTTATAATGCGCAGATCGTACCCGTAGGCAAGGATCAGATCCAGCACGTAGAGATCGCACGTGATATCGCGATAAAATTTAACAACGAGCATGGAGAAATTTTTACATTGCCTGAGGCAAAGATCGATGAAAATGTAGCTACCGTGCCTGGCACAAACGGTGAAAAGATGAGCAAAAGCTATGGCAATACAATCGACATCTTTGCCGATGCTAAAACGCTTAAAAAGCAAATTTCTAGCATCGTGACTGATGGCACACCGCTTGAAGAGCCAAAACAGTGGCAAAACTGCAACGTCTATAATATCGCCAAACTTTTTTTAGACGAGAGTGGACAAAAAGAGCTTCAAGCTAGATATGAGCGTGGTGGCGAGGGTCACGGGCACTTTAAAGCTTATCTAAATGAGCTTATTTGGGGCTATTTTAAAGATGCGAGAGAGAAATTTGAGCATTATCAAAATAATCCTGGCGAAGTGTCTGAAATTTTAGAAATAGGAGCCAAAAAGGCAAGTAATGTTGCTCAAACAACAATAAAAAAAGTTCGTGAAGCAGTCGGAATTTATTAA
- a CDS encoding shikimate kinase translates to MKTKNNNIVLIGFMGVGKGTTARALSKALKTMNLDCDDLLESSQNMKIKAIFEEYGEEHFRQLEKDLAKFLATNVKNAIISTGGGFAKVKNLKKIGTVIYLKASFDAIMQRLKNSKNSEKKLAKRPLLSDLKRAEALHLEREELYEKKADYIVEVEGKTPKQIVKEIRMLLKI, encoded by the coding sequence ATGAAAACAAAGAATAATAATATCGTTTTGATAGGATTTATGGGCGTTGGCAAAGGCACGACCGCAAGGGCGCTTAGCAAGGCTTTAAAGACGATGAACCTTGACTGCGACGACTTACTGGAGAGCTCACAAAATATGAAGATAAAAGCTATCTTTGAAGAGTACGGAGAGGAGCATTTTAGGCAGCTTGAAAAGGATCTGGCTAAATTTCTAGCAACAAATGTCAAAAATGCAATCATCTCAACTGGCGGAGGCTTTGCGAAGGTTAAAAATTTAAAGAAAATTGGCACCGTGATCTATCTAAAAGCTAGTTTTGATGCGATCATGCAAAGACTAAAAAATAGTAAAAATAGCGAGAAAAAACTTGCCAAACGTCCACTTTTAAGTGATCTAAAAAGAGCCGAGGCGTTACATCTGGAGCGAGAGGAGCTTTATGAGAAAAAGGCTGATTACATCGTCGAAGTCGAGGGTAAAACTCCAAAGCAAATCGTAAAAGAGATAAGGATGCTTTTAAAAATTTAG
- the der gene encoding ribosome biogenesis GTPase Der, with product MQKVILVGKPNVGKSSLFNRLAGRRIAITSDVSGTTRDTNKAKIEVEGKECILIDSGGLDDSSELFKNVKAKTLAEARNSDVILYMVDGKMMPDDEDRAIFYELSKLNLPIALVINKIDSKKDEQREWEFVSFGAKNSFGISVSHNTGIDELSMWLAKHIEDKVQIKADTSEDFDDFLENYNDEGELSDEIDYESKNIRVGIIGRVNVGKSSLLNALVKESRAVVSDVAGTTIDPVNEIYEHDGRVFEFVDTAGIRKRGKIEGIERYALNRTEKILEETDVALLVLDSSEPLTELDERIAGIASKFELGVIIVLNKWDKSSEEFDELCREIKDRFKFLAYAPIISVSALGGKRVHKIYPLIVEIYKNYTQKIQTSKLNEVIGEATKAHPLPRDKGRVVKIYYAVQFKTAPIMIALIMNRPKCLHFSYKRYLTNKLREGFNLTGVPIVLIPKKRGESDENKE from the coding sequence TTGCAAAAAGTAATATTAGTAGGCAAGCCAAATGTCGGCAAAAGCTCACTTTTTAACCGCTTAGCTGGTCGTCGTATCGCTATAACAAGCGATGTTAGCGGCACCACAAGAGATACGAACAAAGCTAAGATCGAGGTTGAGGGCAAAGAGTGCATTTTAATTGATAGCGGCGGCCTTGATGATAGTAGCGAGCTTTTTAAAAATGTAAAAGCAAAGACCTTGGCAGAGGCTAGAAATTCAGACGTCATCTTATACATGGTCGATGGCAAAATGATGCCAGATGACGAGGATAGAGCTATTTTTTACGAGCTTAGCAAGCTAAATTTACCAATCGCTCTAGTCATCAACAAAATAGACAGCAAAAAAGACGAACAAAGAGAGTGGGAATTTGTAAGCTTTGGCGCTAAAAATTCCTTTGGAATTTCCGTAAGTCACAACACAGGCATAGATGAGCTTAGCATGTGGCTAGCAAAGCATATAGAAGACAAAGTACAGATAAAGGCCGATACGAGCGAAGATTTTGATGATTTTTTAGAAAACTATAACGACGAGGGCGAGCTAAGCGACGAGATAGACTATGAGAGCAAAAACATTAGAGTTGGCATCATAGGCCGCGTAAATGTCGGCAAAAGCTCACTCCTAAATGCTCTTGTAAAAGAGAGTCGCGCCGTCGTTAGCGACGTGGCAGGCACTACGATTGATCCAGTTAATGAAATTTACGAGCATGATGGCAGAGTTTTTGAGTTTGTAGATACTGCTGGTATTAGAAAGCGTGGAAAGATCGAGGGTATCGAAAGATACGCGCTAAATAGAACTGAGAAAATTTTAGAAGAGACAGACGTTGCGCTACTTGTACTTGATAGCTCTGAGCCACTAACCGAGCTTGATGAGCGTATCGCTGGTATCGCCTCTAAATTTGAGCTCGGCGTCATCATCGTGCTAAACAAATGGGATAAAAGCAGCGAAGAATTTGACGAGCTTTGTAGAGAGATAAAGGATAGGTTTAAATTCTTAGCATACGCGCCGATTATCAGTGTTTCGGCACTTGGTGGCAAAAGAGTGCATAAAATTTACCCGCTCATAGTTGAAATTTATAAAAACTACACTCAAAAAATTCAAACTTCAAAGCTAAATGAAGTGATCGGCGAAGCGACCAAAGCGCACCCACTGCCACGAGATAAAGGCAGAGTTGTAAAAATTTACTACGCAGTGCAGTTTAAGACTGCACCCATCATGATAGCACTTATAATGAACCGTCCAAAATGCCTACACTTTAGCTACAAACGCTATCTAACAAACAAACTTAGAGAGGGTTTTAATCTAACTGGCGTGCCTATCGTGCTAATCCCTAAAAAACGTGGAGAGAGCGATGAAAACAAAGAATAA
- a CDS encoding DMT family transporter — protein sequence MLKRFYISHLGIFYMLFACFMFAVTGAFAKYLSKDMPSIEVVFFRNLIGLFIVIYAIYRFPFKQAGGHFFLLMFRGFVGTVALFAFFYNVAHVNLATAFTFQKTNPIFTAILAAFIFKERLSSLGWFAVFLGFGGILLVIQPNLGISKTDIIGVWSGLGAAIAYTSVKELNKSYGTNVIVLSFMLWGSFLPLICMGLAEFFIYEPLDFLFSKFSMPSWYNVVFILLMGLSGYFFQSYMTKAFAVGKKAGVIAAVSYADVIFTLIIGYFMGDVLPNQTALLGILLVIVSGILVVKEK from the coding sequence ATGTTAAAAAGGTTTTATATTTCGCATCTTGGCATTTTTTATATGCTCTTTGCTTGCTTTATGTTTGCCGTTACTGGCGCATTTGCAAAGTATCTTAGCAAAGATATGCCATCTATCGAAGTTGTATTTTTTAGAAATTTAATAGGCCTTTTTATCGTTATTTATGCCATTTATAGATTTCCATTTAAGCAAGCTGGTGGACACTTTTTCTTGCTGATGTTTCGTGGTTTTGTGGGCACTGTCGCACTTTTTGCTTTTTTTTACAATGTCGCTCATGTAAATTTGGCCACAGCTTTTACATTTCAAAAGACAAATCCAATCTTTACAGCTATCCTCGCAGCCTTTATTTTCAAAGAGCGTCTAAGCTCACTTGGCTGGTTTGCTGTATTTTTGGGATTTGGTGGAATTTTGCTTGTTATCCAGCCAAATTTAGGCATAAGCAAGACTGATATTATCGGTGTTTGGAGCGGCCTTGGAGCGGCGATCGCATACACAAGTGTAAAGGAGCTAAACAAGAGCTACGGTACAAATGTTATAGTGTTAAGTTTTATGCTTTGGGGCTCTTTTTTGCCACTTATTTGCATGGGTTTGGCAGAATTTTTCATCTATGAGCCACTTGATTTTTTGTTTTCAAAATTTAGCATGCCAAGCTGGTATAACGTTGTTTTTATCTTGCTAATGGGGCTTAGCGGATATTTTTTTCAGTCGTACATGACAAAGGCGTTCGCGGTTGGCAAAAAGGCTGGAGTGATCGCTGCGGTTAGCTATGCAGATGTCATTTTTACGCTTATAATTGGCTATTTTATGGGTGATGTATTGCCAAATCAAACGGCACTTTTAGGTATCTTGCTAGTAATAGTGAGCGGAATTTTAGTTGTTAAAGAAAAATAA
- the kdsA gene encoding 3-deoxy-8-phosphooctulonate synthase → MILIAGPCVIESEQLVFDVAKRLVKFNEDKRIDFYFKSSFDKANRTSISSFRGPGLEKGCEILAKVKKEFGFKILTDIHESYQAAPVGEVADVLQIPAFLCRQTDLLVAAAKTKAVVNIKKGQFLAASAMKHSVKKVLETRGVKGEGYEVAKQNGVWLTERGSTFGYGNLVVDMRNLVLMREFAPVIFDATHSVQMPSALGEKSGGDARFVPYLARAAAAAGVDGFFYETHINPCEALCDGPNMLNLDELDANIAQIFKIKDALGDAN, encoded by the coding sequence ATGATACTCATAGCAGGGCCTTGCGTCATCGAGAGCGAGCAGCTCGTTTTTGACGTGGCAAAAAGGCTGGTTAAATTTAACGAAGATAAGCGGATAGATTTTTATTTCAAATCAAGCTTTGACAAGGCAAATCGCACGAGTATAAGCTCGTTTCGCGGGCCAGGGCTGGAGAAGGGTTGCGAAATTTTAGCCAAGGTCAAAAAGGAATTCGGCTTTAAAATTTTAACCGATATCCACGAGAGCTATCAGGCCGCGCCAGTAGGCGAAGTGGCCGACGTACTGCAAATCCCCGCGTTTTTGTGCCGCCAGACCGATCTGCTCGTGGCCGCGGCTAAGACAAAAGCGGTGGTAAATATCAAAAAAGGGCAGTTTTTGGCCGCGTCTGCGATGAAGCACTCGGTGAAAAAAGTGCTAGAAACGCGCGGCGTAAAGGGCGAGGGATACGAGGTCGCTAAACAAAACGGAGTGTGGCTAACGGAGCGAGGCAGCACCTTTGGCTACGGAAATTTAGTCGTAGATATGCGAAATTTGGTGCTTATGAGGGAGTTTGCGCCGGTGATTTTCGACGCGACGCATAGCGTGCAGATGCCGTCGGCTTTGGGTGAGAAAAGCGGCGGGGACGCGAGATTCGTGCCTTATCTAGCGCGAGCTGCGGCTGCTGCGGGCGTGGACGGATTTTTTTACGAGACGCATATTAATCCTTGCGAGGCGCTTTGCGACGGGCCGAAT